The following nucleotide sequence is from Cryptococcus neoformans var. grubii H99 chromosome 5, complete sequence.
AACACATCGTTATTTATGATACTTTGATCAAGGACAGCACTACGGACGAGGTTGTTGCCGTGCTCGGTAAGTCCTCAACCGAGTGTTGTAAATATCATTATTGACAATTTTCCCCAAGGCCACGAGCTTGGTCATTGGTACTATTGTAAGggtttctttttcaatcTGCCTTTCAACGGTTTCTTACAGTTTCACAGCTCATCCCACGAAACTCCTTTTCGGTACTCAaatccacctcttcctcactcttctcgtcttctctgTGTTCATCAACAACCAGTCTCTGTATGCTGCCTTTGGTTTCAACCCCGAGTTGGCCACTGCTGCTCCTCAGCCATTCTGCATTGGTTTTATCCTTTTCCAGCTCGTTCTGGAACCTACCGACGCATTTGTCAAGTTTTTGATGCATGCTCAGACCAGGAAGTACGAGTATCAGGCTGGTGAGATTCTCAGGGTTGCTAGGTTGATGGGAAGCTGACTCTTTTGTAGACGAGTTCGCGGTCAACCTTGGCAAAAAGCCAGACCTTGCCTCAGCGCTGATCAAACTACATGTCACAAATTTGTCTTCCCCTCATAGTGACTGGCTGTACTCCATGTATCACCACTCCCACCCAACACTTCCTGAGAGGCTATCTGCGATGGACAGATTTGAAAGTAATAAGGGAAAGGTGGAAGGCAAAAAGGACCTCTAAGGAGGGACTCAGATGGGTATGCCAATGTTAATAGAAATTGCATCTAAAGTTCAATAAATTACGCAGTATGCATGGctggagagagatgaaCTGTTGATGCACAATCCATCTGATACTGTCTTCAGCAACACACGAGGCCTGTCCAATGATCTTGACATTATGTAGCGATTATTATTATCTATTTCATTTATTGTTGACACCAGCGGTGAGCAGCGACGCGGTGTGCGTCTCGTCTTCGCCGCGCACGCAGAGAACCTGGTTACTCGCCTGTCTTTGGatccatccatccttgTTGCGTCGAAAGCAGTTCATCGCACCCCAGGCAATACGCCCATGCCCTCCGGGATACGTAGCGATGAACTATAACCCCCTCCATCTCCTGCCCCTCCCTCCGACAGCCCTCGACCCCAAACCCATCCCTACGTCCCTCACTCTCGATCCCTTTTCCGACGTCCTCTGGGTCGGCACATCCTCCGGAATCATTTCTGCGCTATGCTCTCCTCTAACTCTTACTAGGAATGTACACTTCCCCGCCCACGGATGCAAGGCTGGAGGCGGAGGGTTTAGCGCGCAAGGCGTGAGTGCAGTGAGGGAGGTGAGGGTTACAGACAGAGATGTTTGGACTTTAACAGAAGGCGGTATCGGAGgacggaagagaggaggagcacCCAAGTGGACTGTAAGGTGCGCTTTACACTGGCGTGCATGAGTATCGATCATCCACTAACCACCTCCCAGTGATGTGACGCGCTCCCTCCGAACGATGTCGCCCAACCCCACCAACTCTCACGAACTCGTCACTGGCGGTTCTGGCCCACTTCTGCTCGCCAACACTGCCCGGGGTGAAGTGGTGAGGAGCATAGAGAACTCCAGCCCTGTAGTCAAACTTGCACCCTTACATCGAACCGTCTTAGCCGCCGGTTTGTCTGGTCAAGTCACCGTGCTTGACCCTAGGACAGGCTTCAAAACTGCGCAGAATGTAAGTCCAGTACAGGCCCACACTGGTGGATTAAGCGGGGCGGATGTTCAAGGCAATATCGTCGCTACTTGGGGCTGGACACACATGTATGTATTATCAGATCGATAGGGTCAGTACTAACCGTCATACTCAGGCAAGGACATCCCTTACCTGATCCTCTGATTCGTCTATACGACGTTCGAGCTCTAagacctcttcctcctatcTCCTTCCCATCCGGTCCGGCTTTCGTCTTGCTACAcccttcttcgtcctcgcATATCGTTGTCTCTTCACAGCAAGGCATGCTTCAAACGATTGACATGTCGCTCGGTCCAACCGCTACCGTATTTCAACAACTTGATGTCAGCTCGTACATTACCTCCATGGCTCTTAGTTCTCGAGGAGACTACCTTGCATTTGGCGATGCGGATGGGCAACTGCACGTCTGGACCACGAATGAGACGGGAGAGAATGCAGCagttgatgagaatgggTCACTTGTCTTACCCCCTTTCAATGGATATGATGGCGTTAAACCTGAATGGCCCGACCAGGCCGATCCTTTACCTACTATTGCATGGGAAGAAAACACCCCCTTGAATCTTGTGGGAATGCCATACTACAATGAAGCGCTACTCTCACAATTCCCTTCAGAGTGTTATGCTACGTCCACTTCTCCCTTATTCAATCCTCCGACCACCATCCCTCAACCTGTCCTCTCGTCTATGAAAATGGTAGACTTTGTGGGGTACGCGCCGAATCCCAAAGAGTTGAGAGGTAAACGATATGTCTTACGCGCTGTTCATGGTGCTGAAAGCAGAGCTAGAggaaaggggagaagagatagCGGGCCTAGGTTCAGAAGCGAGAAGGATAAAAAGGGGACCTACAGAGACAAAGAGGAAATAGAGGAGGAGCTTAACGATGGGGAGGTCCCCAAATATTATAGAAAGGTGGAGATCAAATATTCCAAATTCGGAATCGAGGATTTTGACTTTGAGTGAGTTCTGTTCAACCGCTTTTGAGACAATACTGACGCGATACAGATTCTATAACCGGACAAATTACTCTGGGCTAGAAACCGATATTCTCAATTCGTATACTAATTCTCTCCTCCAAGCTCTTCACTACACACTACCCCTACGAGCTGTTGCTACTGCTCACATCTGTGTTGACTGTAAAAAGGAGCACTGTCTTTTATGTGAGGCGGGTTTCTTATTCAGAATGCTAGAAGATgcgaaaggaaggaacTGTCAGGCAAGCAACTTTTCAAGAGCTTTTAGCGCCACCAGCCAGGCCTACGCTCTAGGCTTAATGGACGAGAACACCAATAGCAAATCGACCGCACCATACGGTTCTCTCATACAGAACTTTAACCGATGGCTCCTATCTACGTTCAGTACTGAATCCATTGTCGACGGTGAAACCTTCCATCTtcgccctcttcctcagaaGACTTCTGGCCTGGATGGGTTATCAATGAATGATGGGCCGTCTGCAATCGACCAGGTGCTAGGTGTCAAAATTAAGACCACCAATACCTGCAGACATTGCGGATTTGTTTCATCTAGAGATTCAACTTTGCATGTTGTTGACTTGGTATATCCGAAGAAAATGGTAAGCCTTTCTTAGTCCTCCACAGGATTGACGCTCAATTCTTGACAGAATCCTCGACTTTCGTTCTCGGACATCCTACGTTCCTCTCTCATTCGAGATTCGACCACCAAGGCCATCTGCTCCTCATGTAAAGCCTTTGCCCCTCTTGATTCTCGGCGTGGCCTCTCACCCTCCTCTAGGAATCCGCTTCCTCCGGTGCTTTCAGTTAACGCGATGGTGACGAACTCTGACGTATACGGCTTCTGGAAAGATAAGAAAGAcgcaaaggaaaaagatggcGTGAGGCGATTCTTACCGAAGAGGGTAATAATTAGAGAAGTAGGGAAGCTTGAGAATGAccaggaggaaggagtcAAATATTCTATTCGGGTGAGTGAAACATTAAGTGGATAAGATCTTGCTGAAACAAGTTTAGTCGATGGTGGTACAAATACAAGAATCACCGGACGCTGTAGCTCACCTTGTATCATTCGTCAAAAGTGTGTCTTACATCAAGCTCAGTGTGACTTAACTGACTCGAAACAGTGCCATCAAAAGACGGCTCCTCCGCATGGATCATGTTCAACGATTTCCTCGTCCGACCGGTCTCAGAGGACGAagttctttctttcccgGACCAATGGAAGGTGCCAGCTGTGATCATCCTCGAAAGGGAGAATGCGGAAGAACTGCTGAATTTAGAAGTGTTGCCCAAGGAGCTTGACAGAGAGATATTATTCAAGGATGTGTCTATCGCTTGGTGGGTCCCTTTTATCGCCAAATATAGAAAAAGCGGCTAATTAGCATTTAGGAACCGCAAACAAGACATGATTAAACACAAGATATTACGACGGGAAGAGATGCCAAAAAGAGGGACCCTGGTTGCTATCGACGCCGAATTTGTGGCTCTCCAGCAAGTACGCCGGTCTCCTTGCTTGTTTGCAATGTCGCTAACCTTGAGATAGGAAGAAATGGAGTTCCGATCGGACGGTACCAAGAATATCCTTCGACCATCACATATGTCTTTGGCGCGGGTGTCAGTTTTgcgaggagaaggggaaatgGAAGGGAAGCCATTTATTGACGATTATATTCACACGAGTGAAGCTGTGGTGGACTATCTTACCGAGTTCAGTGGCATCGAGGGTGAGTCCAACACTATTTGTAGCGATTGTATGTCACTCACGATTTGTAGCTGGGGATTTGGATCCAAACAACTCGCCGCATACCCTTGTACCTCTCAAGGTTGCCTACAAGAAATTAAGATTGTGTGAGTATTCTCTACTGGTTGATGGAGAAAAAACTGACCAATGTAGTGGTGGACCTTGGATGCATCTTTGTCGGTCATGGTTTATCGAAAGATTTTAGAACCATTAGTACGTGGCTCAAACCAGTTGCTCTACCATTTTTTTTATTGCTGATCATCTATAACCGGCAGACATCTTCGTCCCACCTGAACAAGTTATGGACACTGTCCTGATCTACACCTTGCCAGGAAGTCAGCGTAAACTCTCTCTTCGATTCCTTGCATGGTATCTCCTGCATCAAGACATTCAAACACACTCCCATGATTCTATCGAAGACGCACACTTCGCCCTGCTACTTTGCAAGTTATGGATGGATTACGCCTCGGAAAGTGAAGAGGCGTTTGAGATTGTGATGGAGGACATCTTTgctgaaggaaaaaagTTGGCCTTCAAACCGCCAAGTAGTGCTGGAAACGTGATGGCGGAACAACAGTTATCGCCGATTAGTTTTCCTCCATTGTCGGGTGATGATCAGACGGTGGCACGTGCAGTGGTTAAATCAGGAATGGCTacccctccgcctcctACGAAACTGGGGTTGCCGCAATGGGCATCTCAAAACAGTCCCAGTCCATTAAGATGGTAGTAATGATGATGCACGAGTTTATTAATGCtactcttttttcttttgcttttgtACATTGCTCCAGAGCACGACGACGAACAGTGGATTGTCAACCCCCATCATCAGAATTCTGCATTGTCTACCATGAGAACTGATCTTCGTTACTACTTCTAGACCCAAAGAGAACCCTGTGGAAAACAATCATATTATGCAAGGTACCGTCTTGTAGACTACTCTTGAAGGTCACCTGGCCATCATTATACATATCATTAGACAACCacaaaaaaagacaaaaaagaTGAGTCACTGTGCTAACAACGATGCTAACCGTGAATTGCACATGCAGCTGCTGCATTCCCATTTAGAGGAGGGAGTGCAGTAGAAGCAACCGCCTAGATGGTGGACAGGACTCCGTATGCGATTGATTATTATTTACTCATCTCTATTATTTATTTGCTGCGTGCTGAGAAAGAACAACAAAGAACAAAGATGAGGGTCGACATTTGCTTCCGCCGCGTGCCACACGAGACAAAATTCCGCGGCAATTTCAATCTGTATGGGGGGCGTTGAGGCCCGGTGGTTGTAAGAGCTGGTCGAGGtaggaaggaggaagaaggaaggaaggacgaAAGAAACAACGAAAGAAGCTCCAAGcacaacatcctcatccataCCACTCCAAGAGACAGCCGTGGAGAGAGCGGCGACGGCGACACAGCACACACAACGCGGCAGTCCTCAGCATCGCCGCAGGTTCGACGAGGTGAGCAGATCCAGAGTGGCGGGCGAGATGCGAAGTACTTGTCGATGCGACGGCGGACGACGTGCAcgagagagatgggaagCTGATGCGGCTGCAGTCCAATCTTATGTCCTCCAAGTCGCAGCAGCCACCCACCGGCCTCTCAAAGTCGGCAGCAAAAAAGCGCGCAAAGAAGGCAGCAAAGCAGTCTCAGAATCCTCAGCCACAGTCAGCACCACAGACGTCCTCTCAAACACCTGCTTCtgtccctcctctccctccctcctccgtcCCAGATCCCCTCGATCCCGCATTCTTCAATTTTCCAGGTCCTGGCTCGTATCCCATTGACGTCCAATACGACGATACTGCGTACTACGATCAAGTCGACGTGCCTCTCAACCAAGGCAACTTTCCAGGTTCCTATTCTATCGATTATAATCTTTCGCTTCAAAACGGCAGTCAACTCGCCGGTTTGTCAGCTCCGTTTAACATCACCCACGACGATCTCATCTCCGCTGCCAACGAGCTTTACAAGAGGATGGCAGACCCGGAATTCGGATCAGACGATGCCTATTGGTCTTCATTGCCACCGCATATCCGACAGTTCATCCGTGATGCCGTGCCGTTTACGGGTTCCATAAGTCAGAGCACACCAGGTACTACCTCAAGCCAAAGGACAATGTACCAGATGGCACAGCAAATAGTACAAGCCGCTAGCCAAGGGATGGGCTTGGGCCACGGAATGAGCGCAAATCTTATGCCTGGGATAAATGCCAATGCCAGGCCGTTTCCCTCACCTCAACAGACCATAGGAGAGGAATTTGGAttccatcgtcatcctgattcgagagaagaagagtacgatgatgaagaggagattgaagaggacCACGGACATCCCGCGGCAAACGGTGATGcgcccaagaagaaaaacaagaagaagaagaaaaagggagCCAACACAGCTACTCTACCTGCCCCAGGAGAACCTCccgctcctcttcctccccttccgcCTCCTTCTACTCTCTCAAAGATCCCTCGTGCGCCCGCGCCGGTGCCCCAACCGCAGCCTCCAACACATCAACCCCAACCTCTCTCCCAACAACCACCCTCACTTaatcctcctccgcctcccgCACCTGCTTCGGCGCCTACTCCTACGCCTCCCAGTTCCCGTGCAGCAGGCAAGCAGCCCATGGGAACCAACCCTCCTGCTAATCCCCCTGCTCGATCTGCTCGCGCCGCCGGCAAAGCACCCGCCAGTGCAGCTCCACCACACAACGCACACGCAGGTCACAGTCACAATCATCCGCCGACTGCCAAGGCTGCTCCCAAGGGCAAATCCCCTGCCACAGCACCTCCGGCCAAGATATGGACCCAGTCGTCAGCTGAAGACCGAGAAAATATCAGGGTATTCTGGCTTGGATTGTCAGAAGCTGAGCGTCGGGATTTGTTACGTATAGAAAAAGATGCGGTGTtaaaaaagatgaaggaacaGCATCGACATTCGTGCGGCTGTGCAGTTTGCGGCAGGAAAAAGGTTAACATCGAGATGGAGCTCGATCAATTATACGAGCAGTATTACGATGAGCTTCGTTCATACGCAGCCGAACAACGAGTCGCCGCTAACGGCCTTCGTCCACCCCCGAATGGTGCCGGTCCTTTCCCAGGAAGCGTTGAGGTCGATGCTAGTGGTACCGTTACCCAGTATGATCATCGAGCGCCGGAACTGCATGACCATGATCCAGACGATCTTGATGGCGAGGAAAGCGAAGAGtatgatgacgatgacgatTATGCGGACGATGACGagttggatgatgatgatatcggaACAGATGAGGCTGATATAGGagatgagattgatgagcctcctcctccaccgcctATCACTCATCGTCAACAGCCTCGGCGGCCTCCTGTGAAAGCTCCTCCCCGGTCAGAGGGTGGCGATGATTTCCTATCTTTTGGTTCTAACCTTGCGACGATCAAAGGTAAGTTCTGTCTCTTTTAAACTCTCTCGAGGGGGGCTTACGCTAAGTTTCATCTGGTGTTCTTTTTACCGCTTGTGCCCAGGAGGTATACTCACCATTGCGGATGATATGCTCAAGAACGATGGAACTAAATTTTTGGAAATGATGGAACAGCTGGCTATCCGGAGATCTGTACGGGAAGAGCAGAATTTAAGGGATATGCAGGAAGAAacagatgaggaggaggaagaggaggatgacgatgagagtCGAGAGTAAGTTGTATTCATTGATGTTTTTTGGTGACATGATACTGATTGGTATCACAGCGAGCCTATGACGGAGAAAGAGcgagcagaagaaggcaaaCGAATGTTCCAAATTTTTGCCGCGCGAATGTTTGAACAGCGTGTACTGCAAGCTTATCGCGAGCGAGTCGCGAAGCAGCGCGAAGAACAGTTGCTTCGCgagctggaggaagaagaggattcGAAGCGTGctaaagaagagaagaaagccaAGGAGGcacagaagaaaaaggacaagaagaagtaagTGTCTCCCTTGATGAGTTGTCGATTGACTTGCAAGTGTTGACGATGTCAAACTTAGGGCgcaaaagcaaaaagcTGAGGAAGAGCGCCTTGCTCGCGAAGCGgcgttggaagaagaaaaaaggcaagCCAAGCTTcgtaaagaagaagcagagcGAGAGCGCATACGAagacaggaagaagaacgtgTTCGACGCGAAGCTGTGAAGCGTGCTGCCCAGGAAGAAGCACAGCGTCAAGCGCTGGAACGTAAGAGAAGGCAacaggaggagaaagaacgggaagaggaggctgcaaagaaaaagcgagaacgagaggagaaggccaagaaagaGCGAGAAGCGAGGGAAAAAGAGCtaaaggagaaggagaggaaagaacGTGAAACTAGGGCTGCGAAGGAAAAAGCAGAAAAGGAACGGATGGCAAAGGAGACGCTTGAAAAGGCTGAAAGGGATCGAATGGCGAAAGAGGCCAAGGAAAAGGCTGAGAAAAATCGTCAGGAGAGACTCGAGGCCTCTCGGATGGAAAAagcgaggaaagaagaggcagccAGAAAAGAGCGAGAAGCGGCTGAGCAAGCAAAAATTATTGCCGCTCAACAAGCCCAACGGGAACGTGCTGCTAAAGCTGAAAAGAACATTGCCGATAAATCAGCTGCTGAGAGGGTTTCCGCTGCTCGTGTAGTCCCTGTTGCTGCAACTGCGCCGACATTGGCGACTTTGGGCCTCAAGTCGCCCTCAAAGGGTTCTACTCCACAGTCCGGGCCTCCTGTCCCTCAACTGTCGCCTGTTAAAGGAGCTGCTCGTCCGATCGCCAGCGCCACACCAGTACGACCCATGCAAAAAACTCCCACGGCATACTATTCACAGCCTGTTCCTCCTGTTGGTGTTGCGAGTTTCCCTAGGATGCCTTTGGGGCAAAGCTTCGGTCCTCCAGGCCTCCGACCCACTTATCCCGCCGGGTCACCGGCCTATTCCCCTCCTCACGCAAATGGCTCTTCAATCTCGCCTAACCCACCTCCAAGAGGATTCACCGATCCGAGCCCGCCAGGGTTTGACCATAGTTTGCGCACAGCTCCTATCGGTGTAGGATTCCCTCCAGTCAAGCCCTCAGGTCGTATCCCTTCAATGGCGGACGACGCGTTTTCTCCTACAGCCCCCATCGGTGTGCCTGTGGCTCGCAGTGTTTCCAGTGCAGGTGAAATAGGTTCTTTCATGTCTGGGTCCATTACACCTGACGATTACCGTCCTACACCCCCTGCACCCATTGCACCTCCTAATCTGGGGCCAATCGGACGTCCATCAGTTTCAGATGGACAAGCAGCGGGATCAAACGCTCTCcgttcttcatcacctcctcAGCCTGACCGAGTCCTAGGTTCAGCTGCTCTCGGAGCTGACGATGAAATTGTTCAACCCCAGCAGCGTAGACCGACAACCTCATGGGATATGCCAACTGCTGCACCCGGATCCGGTCGATGGTCTGCTTCTCCGTCCATATGGGGATCTGGAGATCCGACGCCCGCGTCAGGTTGGGGTGCACCAGGAAGTATGCCAACAGTCGGAGAACGGCCAGGTCCGCCACCCGGATTGTCGCTTTCCCCTGGTGCGGGAGTGAATGTTCTTGGTCAGAGACAGCCTTCATTCGGCGGGATAGGTTCGCCCTTTGGTGGTGCAGGCGCTGTAGGAGGTGTGATTGGTGGAGGAATGGGTGTTACAGCCGGTAATGGTCTGGTCCAGGGACATGTAGGTGGTGGCGGATATTCGCAGGgactcttctctcctcaacagcaacaacaacagcaactGCAGTTACAATTACAAttacaacaacagcagcagcagcaataGCAGTAGCAGTAGCATCTTCTGTAGTCAGGTTATGGCTCAGTACAGTGAGAAGTTTTGAGGGATTGGCGGCGTAGTCAGCAATCATTTCATATCATGCAGCCTTTATTTCCTCTTGTGACATTCTGGCGCTGTTCATTATTCACTATGATACTATAACTGACGTGTAGATGTAGATGTAAGATGTTCTGTGGTACTTTCTGACCAGTAAATAACTTAAGCAAGACTCAAATTCATGAGATGTTTCTAAATCATATGCGTAAGTAGGATTTACCTCCTTTGCCTATTCCGCGTCTAGTCCTGGGGAGGATACTCATCAGGCGACACAACATATGCCGCTACGATGATATGTCCCAGTAAGCATTCAATCTATGAGGGGTCGCAAAGTGCAGGATGCTCACCAGGGAAAAGACCTTCCTGCCCGTTGCATCTCCCTTGCCACCAGTCAGGATCAACCTTTTCAATGTCTGTAATCTGGTCACCCTCCTTGAAGGATAACTCGTTATCTTCGCCGGCATCGTAACTAGCCATACATTAATGTACGACATTTTCCCTAGAAAGTCAGAACTTACTCATATGCTGCAATCATCACCGTGTCGTTGGCgtaggaagaggaggcaggaggtggagggggtgggggtgggggtgggggaGAAGCATGAATTGTAGCAGGTTCTGTCTCCAATTCGGCCTCGGGCTCAACCTGGTATTGGGGATGCGCTGCTGGGGCGCTGTCGTCCTCAATAAGCTCACAATAGTTGGCAGGGAAGAGGCCCGATTGGCCATCAGCATTCGTACCGGACCACCATCCTATAATGAGGCATAAGTACTCTAAACAGAACCAGTCATTATGCCTCTTACCCTCGTCCAGCTGCTCAATCTGAGTAATAATGTCATCTTCCCTCAGAGAAAGTTCATTCTAAAGGATTAGTTAGCGACAATTGTTTCTCTCTACTGGTCTTTTAACTTTAAAACTCACGTCCTCAGCAGCCTGTGCCAAAACGCTGTCAGCTGGATGTTTACACGTAGAGCTCGAAACTTACATCATAGTCGTACAAGACCTTAGCCCTTTTACCTGCCGGAGAAGGCTCCGAAGCTGGCTCAATTGTTCTAGGTCGAGTGGCCTCGGGAatgggtggaggagggcCAGTAGTAGGAGCCTCCTCCAAAGTGAGGTCCTGCTTGAGTCGCTGAAGCTCATCAATTTGCTAAAAAAAAATATATATCAGACGTTTTCCCATGGGGCAacataataataaaatTAAAACACACAGGGTCTGAAGAGGTGGCAGCCTGAGCAGGTCcgggtggaggaggaggaggggggggagggggaggaggcggtggAGCAGCAGGTGCGTCCGTCTCAATCTCCGTGACAGGTTCGGGTTTGAAGGGTAcagaaggagggggaggagggggagctCCCCATTCATCGTCGTCCGATTTCTCCTCGTCCGAATCGGGAGAAGCAGGGCGAGGTACGGAATTCCTAATCACAGAAGGCACGGCTGGGGCAATAGGACCTGGAGGCACCGGTGCAGATGGGGGATTAATAGTGACGGGAGCAGAAGGCGGGCTGGGAGCTGCAGCAGAAAGATCGCTAGATGTTGCAGGTCCTGACGAACTAGGCATAGGAGGCATAGCCCTGCTGCCAGTCGACGCAGGGGATACCGCTTTAACATTGGACGCTATTATACAAGACTGAGCTCGATTGTATCCAAATATGAGGGGAGGAACTTACCAGCGATaccctccttttcctcttcctccctctgTTTCTTGGCTTCTGCCTGTCTTGCGGACCAACTAAGCTTATTCCCACTGGGTTGGGGAAGGACGGGAGAGGACGCATGGCTGCCGGAGAATGCAGCCATCCTGTCCTTGATACTGGGCATCTTGGCAGGAGACTCTTcgttcctttcctcctgGGCACCACCAGGATTCCATCGGCTAGTGAGCTTGCCGGGTTGAAGTCTGATTGGCGTGTACGCGGTCCCTACTGGTGCGATACGATCTTCGGCGACGGGCTTGGCCGGTTCAGAAGCTGGTATGGTAGAGGCGGAGGGCTTGGCAGGTTCGGCAGCTGCAATCGTAGGAGAGGACTTGAGGCCATCGTTTATGGGTTTATCCTCACGGGTGGCtggcaaagaaggaggcggTACAGCACTAGGAGCTGGCGCATGTTGAGGAGGGGGGGCACGAAAGGTCGACGTGGGAGTTGCGACAGCTGTGGGCTATTGGCCATGAGGAGCTGAAGCGCGTGATTTACTTTTAGACATACCTTGCCTTGAGATCCTCCAAGGCCTTGGCTCGGTCTGTAGCTAGGAGCCGGCTTGACAGACGATGCGGTGTTGATACTGGGAGCAGCTGCTGCCGACGAAGAGTATTTTGACCCCGACGATTCTTGGATACGCTTGTGGATGTACGAAGGCGCAACATCAAGCTGCAAATGGTGAGTTCCTGATCCTCCGACAAGATCTACAAGGTCTACCCACT
It contains:
- a CDS encoding stress response protein NST1, producing the protein MSSKSQQPPTGLSKSAAKKRAKKAAKQSQNPQPQSAPQTSSQTPASVPPLPPSSVPDPLDPAFFNFPGPGSYPIDVQYDDTAYYDQVDVPLNQGNFPGSYSIDYNLSLQNGSQLAGLSAPFNITHDDLISAANELYKRMADPEFGSDDAYWSSLPPHIRQFIRDAVPFTGSISQSTPGTTSSQRTMYQMAQQIVQAASQGMGLGHGMSANLMPGINANARPFPSPQQTIGEEFGFHRHPDSREEEYDDEEEIEEDHGHPAANGDAPKKKNKKKKKKGANTATLPAPGEPPAPLPPLPPPSTLSKIPRAPAPVPQPQPPTHQPQPLSQQPPSLNPPPPPAPASAPTPTPPSSRAAGKQPMGTNPPANPPARSARAAGKAPASAAPPHNAHAGHSHNHPPTAKAAPKGKSPATAPPAKIWTQSSAEDRENIRVFWLGLSEAERRDLLRIEKDAVLKKMKEQHRHSCGCAVCGRKKVNIEMELDQLYEQYYDELRSYAAEQRVAANGLRPPPNGAGPFPGSVEVDASGTVTQYDHRAPELHDHDPDDLDGEESEEYDDDDDYADDDELDDDDIGTDEADIGDEIDEPPPPPPITHRQQPRRPPVKAPPRSEGGDDFLSFGSNLATIKGGILTIADDMLKNDGTKFLEMMEQLAIRRSVREEQNLRDMQEETDEEEEEEDDDESRDEPMTEKERAEEGKRMFQIFAARMFEQRVLQAYRERVAKQREEQLLRELEEEEDSKRAKEEKKAKEAQKKKDKKKAQKQKAEEERLAREAALEEEKRQAKLRKEEAERERIRRQEEERVRREAVKRAAQEEAQRQALERKRRQQEEKEREEEAAKKKREREEKAKKEREAREKELKEKERKERETRAAKEKAEKERMAKETLEKAERDRMAKEAKEKAEKNRQERLEASRMEKARKEEAARKEREAAEQAKIIAAQQAQRERAAKAEKNIADKSAAERVSAARVVPVAATAPTLATLGLKSPSKGSTPQSGPPVPQLSPVKGAARPIASATPVRPMQKTPTAYYSQPVPPVGVASFPRMPLGQSFGPPGLRPTYPAGSPAYSPPHANGSSISPNPPPRGFTDPSPPGFDHSLRTAPIGVGFPPVKPSGRIPSMADDAFSPTAPIGVPVARSVSSAGEIGSFMSGSITPDDYRPTPPAPIAPPNLGPIGRPSVSDGQAAGSNALRSSSPPQPDRVLGSAALGADDEIVQPQQRRPTTSWDMPTAAPGSGRWSASPSIWGSGDPTPASGWGAPGSMPTVGERPGPPPGLSLSPGAGVNVLGQRQPSFGGIGSPFGGAGAVGGVIGGGMGVTAGNGLVQGHVGGGGYSQGLFSPQQQQQQQLQLQLQLQQQQQQQ